The Morganella morganii sequence GATAACGTGTTTGATGAGGAGAGTTATCTTGCCTTTGACAAACGTGTACGTGACCGTCTGAAAGACACGCAGGATCTGACATTCTGCTGTGAGTTAAAACTCGACGGCCTGGCGGTCAGTCTGCTGTATGAAAACGGCAGTCTGGTGCAGGCAGCCACCCGGGGTGACGGTACCACCGGGGAAAACATTACCGCCAATGTGCGGACCATCCGCGCTATTCCGCTGAAACTGCGCGGGGAAAATATCCCGCAGCGTATTGAGATCCGCGGCGAAGTCTTTATGCCGCAGAAAGGCTTTGAGGCGATGAATGAGGAAGCGCGCCGCACCGGAGGCAAAGTGTTTGCTAACCCGCGCAACGCCGCAGCCGGTTCATTGCGCCAGCTGGATCCGGCGGTGACAGCCAAACGCCCGCTGACTTTCTTCTGTTACGGCGTGGGCGTGCTGGAAGGCGGCACACTGCCGGGCAGTCACTATGATCGCCTGCAGCAATTTAAAGCCTGGGGCTTACCGGTCAGTGATCGTGTGATGCGCTGCACCGGCAGTCAGGCGGTGCTGGATTTCTATCACAAGGTGGAAGAGAGCCGTCCGGTGCTGGGTTTTGATATTGACGGCGTGGTGATTAAAGTGGATTCCATTGCACTCCAGGAGGCGCTGGGCTTTGTGTCCCGCGCCCCGCGCTGGGCGACTGCCTTTAAATTCCCGGCCCAGGAACAGATGACCGTTGTCCGTGATGTGGAATTCCAGGTCGGCCGTACCGGTGCGATTACCCCGGTTGCCCGTCTGGAGCCGGTGCTGGTGGCCGGTGTGACGGTCAGTAATGCCACACTGCATAATGCGGATGAAATCAGCCGTCTCGGTCTGAAAATCGGCGATACCGTGGTTATCCGCCGTGCCGGGGATGTGATCCCGCAGGTGGTGGGTGTGGTGGAATCAGAGCGTCCGGCGGATGCGCGGGATATTGAATTTCCGCTCAGTTGCCCGGTGTGCGGGTCAGATATTGAGCGGGTGGAAGGCGAGGCGGTTGCCCGCTGTACCGGCGGTCTGATTTGCGGGGCACAGCGCAAAGAAGCACTCAAACATTTTGTGTCCCGCCGTGCCATGGATGTGGACGGGCTGGGGGATAAAATTATCGACCAGCTGGTGGATGCGGAGTATGTGAAGACCCCGGCGGATCTGTGGCGTCTGACCCCCGGTAAGCTGACCGGGCTGGATCGCATGGGACCGAAATCCGCACAGAAACTGACTGACGCGCTGGCGGCATCAAAACAGACTACATTTGCCCGTTTCCTTTACGCGCTGGGGATCCGCGAAGTCGGCGAAGCCACGGCGGCCAATCTGGCAGAACATTTCGGAACCCTGGATGCCTTACAGCAGGCGGATACAGAAGCACTGAAAGCCGTTCCTGATGTCGGGGAGGTTGTCGCGAAGCATGTGGTCAATTTCTTCCGCGAGCAGCACAACCGCGAGGTTATCACTGATCTGACCGTAGATGTCGGTATCAGCTGGCCGGATGTGGTGGCGGTGGATGCATCGGCACTGGATAACCCGTTTGCCGGTAAGGTGGTTGTGCTGACCGGCTCACTGCAGATCCTGACCCGTGATGAGGCAAAAGATCGCCTGACGGCACTGGGGGCGAAAGTCACCGGCAGTGTCTCGAAGAAAACCGATCTGGTGGTTGCCGGGGAAGCCGCAGGCTCCAAGCTGGCCAAAGCGGAAGAGCTGGGTATTAAAGTGATCAATGAAGATGAGTTTATTGCACTGCTGAACTGACAGACAGGCTGAAAAACGGTCTTCCGCAGAAGACCGTTTCAGTCACATCAGGAGAGATGATGGAGAAAGAAGATTTAGTGGCAGTCGCTAACACTGCTATGCCATTTGGTAAATACAAAGGTTGCCGTTTAATTGACCTTCCCGAGGAATACCTGCTCTGGTTTGCCCGTAAAGACAGTTTCCCGGAAGGGCGCCTGGGGCAGCTGATGCAACTCACCCTTGCGATTAAAACCGAAGGTTTAAGTGGCCTGATAAAACCGCTTAAACGTCCCGCTCACTGATCCCGGGTCAGTGCATCGATGACTTTCCGGCTCAGT is a genomic window containing:
- the ligA gene encoding NAD-dependent DNA ligase LigA gives rise to the protein MEQLRATLRHHEYCYHVLDNPEVPDAEYDRLMQRLKALEAEHPELITPDSPTQRVGASPLSAFEQVRHEIPMLSLDNVFDEESYLAFDKRVRDRLKDTQDLTFCCELKLDGLAVSLLYENGSLVQAATRGDGTTGENITANVRTIRAIPLKLRGENIPQRIEIRGEVFMPQKGFEAMNEEARRTGGKVFANPRNAAAGSLRQLDPAVTAKRPLTFFCYGVGVLEGGTLPGSHYDRLQQFKAWGLPVSDRVMRCTGSQAVLDFYHKVEESRPVLGFDIDGVVIKVDSIALQEALGFVSRAPRWATAFKFPAQEQMTVVRDVEFQVGRTGAITPVARLEPVLVAGVTVSNATLHNADEISRLGLKIGDTVVIRRAGDVIPQVVGVVESERPADARDIEFPLSCPVCGSDIERVEGEAVARCTGGLICGAQRKEALKHFVSRRAMDVDGLGDKIIDQLVDAEYVKTPADLWRLTPGKLTGLDRMGPKSAQKLTDALAASKQTTFARFLYALGIREVGEATAANLAEHFGTLDALQQADTEALKAVPDVGEVVAKHVVNFFREQHNREVITDLTVDVGISWPDVVAVDASALDNPFAGKVVVLTGSLQILTRDEAKDRLTALGAKVTGSVSKKTDLVVAGEAAGSKLAKAEELGIKVINEDEFIALLN
- a CDS encoding DUF3820 family protein, whose translation is MEKEDLVAVANTAMPFGKYKGCRLIDLPEEYLLWFARKDSFPEGRLGQLMQLTLAIKTEGLSGLIKPLKRPAH